GCGGCCTCGCTCCGGCGCTTCATCGAGGCGCGCGGCACTGCGGGCTCGTTCTTCGACGTTGACAACCTGCTGGCGAGCGGCGAGACGCTGATCGGCACGCCCGAGCAGGTCGGCGAGCGACTGGTGCGCAACATGGGACGCGCGGGCGCGGGCATCTTCATGGGCGCTTTCCAGGTCGGCGACATGCCGCACGACAAGGTGATGCGCAACGTCGAGCTGTTCGCCGACAAAGTGATGCCGTACCTGCCCGGCGCCAGCGCCGCGCCGCCGCGCCCGGAGCAAGCTTCAACGGGATCTAAACGGATGGAGACCAGCAAATGATCTACGAGTTGCGCGTGTATCATTGCCTGCCGGGACGCCTACCCGATCTGCTCAGGCGCTTCGAAACCGTAACAATCCGCCTGTTCGAGAAGCACGGGATCCAGCAGCTCGGCTTCTGGACGGTGGCTATCGGCGAATCCAACGCCGACCTGGTTTATATCCTGAAGTGGGATTCGCTTGCCGATCGCGACGCGCGCTTCGGCGCCTTTCTGCGCGATCCCGAATGGATCGAGGCGCGCCGCCTGAGCGAGGCCAACGGCCCGCTGCTCTCGTCGGTTTCCAACTCGATCCTGACACCGACTTCGTTCTCGGCCGCGCGATGACGATGCGCGTTCAGAGGCCGGGCCCGCGCGCGCCGCGCGTTGCCCGCCGGATCATTGAACCATGATGAAGGACATCCTGCTGCCGACCACGGTGGTCGGGAGTTACCCGCAGCCGGACTGGCTAATCGACCGCGACAACCTGCGCAAGCGGGTGCCGGTGCGATGGCGCGCGCGCGAGATGTGGCGCGTCCCCGATCAATGGCTAGAACAGGCACAGGACGACGCGACCGTCGTCGCCATCCACGACATGGAACGCGCCGGCGTCGATATCATTTCCGACGGCGAAATCCGGCGCGAGAGTTATTCCAACCGCTTCGCCAACGCGCTCGGCGGCGTCGATCCCGACCGCCCCGGCCAAGGGCTCAACCGTCGGGGCAAACCCGACGTAGTGCCGTTGGTCAACGGGAAGATCCGGCGAATCGCGCCGGTCGAGGTGCGTGACCTCGTTTTTCTGCGCGCACATACGTCGCGAATGACCAAGATCACTATTCCTGGCCCCTTCACGATGTCCCAGCAGGCGCAGAATGCCTATTACCCCGACGACGAAGCGCTGGCGATCGACTATGCGGCGGCGGTCAACGAGGAGATAAAGGATCTGTTCGCGGCCGGCGCCGACATCGTGCAGCTCGACGAGCCCTACATGCAGGCGTGGCCGGACAAGGCGCGCAAGTTTGCCGTGCGCGCACTCAATCGCGCACTCGAGGGAGTTCGCGGCACCACCGCCGTCCACCTCTGCTTCGGCTATGGCCATTACGTCAAGGACAAACACGAGACCGGCTACGCGTTCCTGCGCGAGCTCGAGGAATGCACCGCCGACCAGGTGTCGATCGAGGCGGCGCAGCCGAAACTCGACTTCTCCATCCTGAACGAGCTGCCCTCGAAGACGATCATGCTCGGCGTGCTCGACCTCGGCGACCCGCGGGTCGAGAGCGCGGAGACCGTCGCCGAGCGGATTCGCGCGGCGCTCAAATTTGTGCCATCCAGGCGGCTCGTTATCGCGCCCGATTGCGGGATGAAGTATCTCGAGCGTGGCGTCGCGTTCGCCAAGCTCAAGGCGATGGTGGACGGCACGCGGATCGTGCGCGCCGAACTCGGCCGCTGATCGCGCGCAGGCAGCCCCGCATCTGACCGCTCAAAGGCGCGCCCCGGCTATTCGACGACAACCGGAATGCGCACTTCGAAGTTCGACGCGACCGGCTTGCCGTCCTTCAACGCCGGAGAGAAGCGCCACCGCCTGAGAGTCCGCAGCAGGAGATCGTTCAGCTCCGGATACGGCGTCGCCTTGACCAGTGCCACCGTCGCGCTGCCGTCTGACGCTACGGTAAAGCGCGCAACCGCGATCGTATTGAGCGGGTTGCTGCGCAGGTCCGCGGGAATCTCTGGCAGCGGAGTGTACAGCGCCTGCGCGCCCTCGCTCGCGGCGCCAAGCCCGCCTGCCGCGCCGGTGCCGCCTGGCGCTGACCGTTCGGCCGGGGGCGTTGACGGTGCGGCCGAAGGAGCGGATGGAACGCCGCTTGGCGGCCCGGCCGCAGCGGGAGTTCGCGCGGCGAACGACTTCCGCTCCTCCCTGAGTTTCGGGTGATGCGCGGCACGGAGATGGCGCGGTTTTACGGCTTTCGCGCCTCGCGCGACGCTTGAAGCATGCGTCATCCGCACGGGGCTCGCTGCGGGCGGGCCAGGCGCCGACGGCGGCATCGCGATCGGCGGGATAACGCGGATCTCAACATACGAAGCCCTTGGAATGATCGTGCGGCCGACCCAGCGGTCGAGCACAAAAATCATCAGGGCTACCAGCGCCGCTGCGGGAACGCTCCACGGAAGCAAACGCCAGGGATTTGCGGGCGGAGGCGGCGCGAGGGCAGGCAGCGACGGGCGTCCGGCGAGCCGTACGGTGGCGCCGTCTTCCCGTTCCCTCATCGCGTATGCGAGCGGATTTCGCATCGGAGCCGTAACTGACCTATGCTTGCGTGGCGACGCGCCGCTCACGGCACCCGAGCGCGAGCTTATCAAATCGAGGCGCGTCCGGCGCGGTGCCTGCGCGCGCGCAAAGCCGCACGCGGGCGGCGAGCCCACATGAAGAAGACGTGCAGATGGCGATTGCAGGTGGCCGCGCTGGCCGTCCTTGTTTTTGCCCTCGCGCATGTCAGCGCCGTGCATGCCCAAGCCACCGGTGGACGCCCTGCGCTGATGGGCATGGTCAAGGATTCGCTTGGCCGTCCGCTCGAGGGCGTGCTGGTCCAACTCGATGCGCGCAGCGGCGCGCGCGTAGCTACGACGCGCAGCGAGGCTTCCGGCGCCTTTTCGTTCGAAGCACTGCCGCCGGGAACTTACGCGGTAGTGGCGCACGCGCGCGGCTTCAAACCGGCGATCGCAATTGCCACGGTCGTGGCCGGTCGCGCCGCACGGGTGCAACTCTCGATGGAGTCTCAAGAGCCGCTCAGCCTGAAACTGAGCGCTCCACGCCTGCGCCCCGCGCGCAACGCGGTCGCGCCAGGCGGCGTTACCGCCTATCACTTCAGCCAGCAGGCGATTCGCGAACTGCCGCTGGGCGAAAACGGCACCGTGAACCAGGTCCTCCTCCAGGCGCCGGGAATGATCCAGGACTCGACCGGTCAGCCGCTGCCGCGCGAGATGGACGACGCCCTGCAATACCGGATCAACGGCGTAATGATTCCCAACGTCCAGGTGCTCGACCTGGGACAGCTCTCGCCGCGCTTCGCCGAGAGCATCGACGTCCTCACCGGCGCGCTCCCGGCTGAATACGGCTACCGCACCGGCGCGGTGGTCGACATCCATACCCGCAGGGGCGAGATTGCCAACGGCGGCAGCGTCGGATACTTCGGTGGCCAGCGCGAAACGGTCCAGCCGAGCTTCGAATACGGCGGCTCACGAGGCGGCCTCGACTATTACGCAACCGGCTACTTCCTCCACAACGTTCGCGGCGTGAATCCGCCTACGCCTGGGCCCGATCCACTCAACGACTTCACCAATCAGGGCGGGAGTTTCTTGTATCTCTCGGATTTGCTCAACACCGACACCTCGATCAGCCTTATCGGCGCAAGCTTCGTGCACGATTTCGGATGGCCGGCGACACCCGACCAGCCGCAGGTCTTCGAGCTCTCCAATGTCCCGGTGTACCCCTCGGCCCACGTTTCCGACACCGAACTCGAACAGACCCATTTCGGTATCCTTGCGCTGAAAGGGGTGGCGCCCGGCGGCATCGATTATCAGCTCTCGCTCTTCAGCCAGTACTCGTCGTTGAGCTTCCACCCCGATTTTGCCGGGGAGTTGATATTCAACGGTCTGGCCGCGCGCGTCTTCCGCAGCAGCTTCGTCAACGGTTCGCAGGGCGATGCAAGCTGGCACCTCGGCACCCAACACACGCTGGGTTTTGGTTACTACTTCGATGTCGAGAACGCCGAGATTGACGACCACGCCTATACCTTCCCAGCGATCGACGGCGTTCAGACCAGCACCCTGCCCTTTCTCATCGTCGACAACCACAACCTGATGCAGTCGATGTACGGACTGTACGTCCAGGATCGATGGCAGCCGCTGGCCGGGCTGACCGTCGATTGTGGCGTGCGTTGGGACGAACTTGTGGGATTCATCGGCGGCGGGCAGGTCAGTCCGCGGCTGGGCGCGAGCTACCAGCTCGATCGAGCTACTACGTTGCACGCAGGCGCGGCGGTGTATTTCGTTCCTCCACCGACCGAATTTCTCGCCACTGAAGACATCGACCGCTTCGTCAATACCACCGCCGAGCCCGGGATTTTGAGGAACTCGCCGCCCAAGCCAATGGCCGACTACTTTTTCGATCTTGGGATGCGCCACCGCTTCTCATTCGGACTTCAGCTTGGGGTTGACGGATTTTTCGAGCTTGAACGCGACGTTCTCGACGAGGGACAGTTCGGTAGCTCCCTCATCTTCGCTCCGATTAACTATCGGCTCGGGCGAATCTACGGCGCCGAGGCGACCGGCTCGTGGCAACTGCGGGACAGCCTCTCAGCCTATGTCAATTTCACTTATACCGTGGCGCAGGCGAGCCAGGTGGTCAGCGGCCAGTTCAATTTCGACCCCCAAGAGTTTTCCTACATCGCCAGCCACTATATCGCCCTCGACCAGGGCCAGCTCTTCACCACGTCGGCCGGGCTAGCCTACCGATGGCACGGCTTCGTGGCGACCAGCGCCATAACCTTCGGCAGCGGATTACGCACCGGCTTTGCGAACACGGCGATGATGCCGTCGTACACGCAGGTGGACGCGAGTATCGGGCGAACCTTCGATGGGGTTCCGATGGTCGGCCGGGTCGACGCCCGCGTAAGCGTTGTCAACCTCCTCGACCGCATCTACCAATTCCACAACGGTTCCGGAATCGGAGTGGGCAGCGTCCCGCAGTACATGTCGCGACGCGCGCTCTACTTCAATTTCAAGGTACCGCTGCCGGGCGCAAGCCAGGGAGCGCCGACGCCCTAACCCCGGAGCGCCGGAGCTTAAGCTCCGGCGCTCGCCCCTTGGTCCACGGCGCCCGGACAGTCCGGCGAGCCGTCGGGCGCCCGCGCCCCTACTTCATCCACGACGGCAACTCGTCCTTCAACAGCGCCATCGTCGGGAATGCATAGTCGCCGGTCAGATAGAATCCGTACTGCCGGAACACGTTCTTCGTCATGATGTCGGTCGCGAAGGACAGCCACAGATTGACCGGCCCGACGTGGGTCATAAAAGCCGGCCCCACTCCGAGCTCCTGAACCTCGGAGCCATGGACCGTCAGTCCGCCGATATCCGGCGCAGACAGCGACTGGGTGTAGGTTACATGGAAGCCCGCCTTCAGGTCCTTCAGCACCGGAAACAGAAACGCGTTGTTGAACACGATCGAATCCCCCGGCGAGAAGGTCGTAAAAGCGCCCAGGGTTTTCACCAGCGGGGCGGGCGTCGGAAACTGATCGTTGGCGCTGAATACGTGGCTATAAATCAGATCTTCCTGCCATTCTGAACCTGCCAGCGGCCCGAAATTCTTGCCGAGATAGGTCCATCCGATGAAAGCCGGCGTGATCGACCATGCGTTTCCCCCGGTATTGAAGGCGTCGCCCTTGTCGTAAGCACCGGAGGGAAATCCGATCAACGGCGATATATAGGCGGTCGGCTTGACCCAGTCCTCATACTTCCAATGCTGGTAGGAGATACCGATTCCGAGCGGAGTCCACGAGATATCGCCGAATCCGCCGCCGCCGACTCCGATACCGACCGGTTCACCCGAGTCGACGTGCACGGTCTGGTAGTTGAAGAACATGTCCGAACTCAGGGTGATGTGGTTGCTGAACGGCTGCCAGGGGTAGAAATACACCCACTGGAACAACATCACTAAAGCGTCCAGCTGATGGTTTCCTGGTACCTTTTTACGATTGGTTCCCGACAGCGATTTTCCGACGTTGTAGATTGGCGCGACCTGGAAAGCCTGCACATCCTCGGCGCTCTCCGGAAAACCGCCATCGAAGAATGGATAATCATAGAAGTTGTACAGGCCGCTGTTCGCTCCGAGCGAAGGGCCGATATCGAGGCCATTCACCGTCAGGTCAGCGTGCCCGTAGGCTGGCCACAAGCAGAGAAGGACGCAGCCCGTCGCTATACTTAGCCATCTGAGCAACGATGATCGTTTCATAAGTCACCCCTCCGAAATGTGATTACGCACTGCGCGTGTTCAATGTACTCTGCGCATCTGTCACCTCCGTGTCGCCCGGCTTTGCGGAACTGTGCTTCTTCCGTCGACACGTTCCAGATTGAAGAACCCGACGGCCGGAGCCGGCGTGTGAACAAGCTCCCTCCTGGGCCTGGCGACCCTGTGATTTAGTGTTCTGGAATCCACAACCGGCCGCCGCCGGTTGCTCAGTTCCCCGTCAGAGATAAATCTTCAGCCGCGAGCTTTGCGCCACATCGTCAACGGAATCGCGCAAATGCCGGGAGACGGCCGAGCGGTGCGGTATCGCCGACAGAATTTGTCTTGTCAGAGCGCTCGCCGCAGCCTTCCACATCTCGTCGGTGTCGTCACGGATCGAAAGCGAGGACTCGCTCATCACCGACTGCCGCGCGACGTCCAACAGCGACATCTGCGCCCACAGGATGAGTCGGCTCTCCTTCTCCACCGCGCCGACGATGACGAACGCAGCGCCCCGCGCCTTTGCCCAGTCCCAGATACAGGCCGGACAGGAGCGGAAGTCCAATGGCGGCGCCTCGTCGGTGCGTCCGCGGTCGAGCAGTGTGAAGGCTCCGCTGTTCGCGACCAGTCGGCGAACCTCCCGGCTTATCAATCGGGCACGCGCTTTATCCTGCTCGACGTCGTAGCGTTCCCCCTCGGGCGCCAGGTCCACCAGGTCAAAATCGGCGACCACCACGGTGGGCGATCGGGCCGTGCCCGGCTGCGGCGCCGCAAGCGCGCGTCTTGCGGGAACCGTCAGCGCAAGCACACAGGCCGCAGCCGCCGTTGTCGGCATCAGGCAGAAGGTTCGCTGGCGAGTTCGGTTCGAGCGATTCACTGCGCAAGCCTCGCGCGGTGCGTTCAGTCTTCCTTCGACGGTGGACGCCCGGTCCCGATGAGATCGAGCGAGCGCGCCTTGACATATTCGTAGACCTGTTCGAGCTCGTCGGCGGTGAAGAAGCCGTTCCATCCCGGCATCCCCTTCGCCTCTCGCCCCTCCATCGCCACCGTGAAAAATTCGCGTCTGGTCATTCCATTAATAAGGGACTGGCGAAGATCAGGTGCATACTCACCGCCAGCGGCGTCAAAGCCATGGCAACGGAAGCAGTAGGAATTGTATTTTTCGAACCCGCCAAAGATATCGTCGGTGACAATTTTCTTGCCGTTTGACTGTTGGAAGACCTGGAAATCGACGGTAACCATCTTGCCGGCGAGGTTCTTGTACCGGTAGTGCTTGCTCGGCCCTTCCTCGAGTTTACCTTTGAGCGTGAGAATGTAGGTTGCAAGCTGCTTGGCGAGCTTGGGGCTCATGTCCTTATGCGCGGGCATCGGCACTTTTCCAAAGTCACCCACGCTGCCATTGATAATCTTGTTGGCAAGGTAGTCGGCCTTGGAGGGGTCGTGATTGTAGCGATTCGCGATCCTGATCCAGGCCGGACCCACGATGTCGCGCTTGATCGCGTGGCAAGAAAAGCAATCAAACCCGTGCGCCATAACTTCGTCAGGGCTGGCCGCTTCCTGCGCGGCCCCTCGACCCCAGCCCACGCTCGCGCAAATCGCCAGAAGAATAAAAAAAAACCGGCACCATCCCGCGGACAACATGCGACTCTCGCTCCAGCTCGCATATTGCCGCCGCCCCATTCTCACAAAGCTTCTCCCTCGACCGGATACAGGCGTACGTTGTAGCGGCGAAGAATGTCCTGAAGGGCACGTTTGTGCCGTGCGATTACCGCGTTCAACTTCTTCGCCAGCGCCTGGTCATTTTTCCGCACCCCCATCGCCATCGAAAACATGTACTGCTCGGGCGACCCGGTCACCCGCTCATTGGGAACCCGGGCCACCGTCAGGTCCGGATAATTTTTTAGGAAATATCCAATCGCGGGCTCCCAGGTGATCATCACATCGATCTTTCCGTCCTCAACCGCTTGCAGCATCGAGGCCGGCGACACTCCCTCCTGATCGCCCACCGAAAATGGAGTCGCATCAATGATCAGATCGCGGATCTTTAGTCCGTCCTCGGGCGGAGTGTCACGCTCGAATCCTATCTTGACCTTGCGCAGGATTGGTGAATCCATGCTCTCGAGATCGTAGTTTCTGGCTTTCTTCGAAACGAACACGTAGGACGACGCATAGTAGGGATCGGTCGTCAGTTCGTCCTGGTTTCCGTAGGGGATATCCATCACCGCGTCGCACTTGCCGCTATCGAGGTTGCGCGCGAGAAACTCCGAAAAGCCGCCGTGCTGGCGGTAGCTCGCCCAGGTGTAGACCAGCCGCTCGCCCAGCTCCCTGGCCACCAGTTCCGCTACCTTGTTCTCAAAGCCCTCGCCGGCGCGATTGGAGAACGGCATATAGTCCGGGTCGGTGCAGACGCGAAAATCGGCGGCCCGGGCCGAGGTCGCGGCGACGCACAGGAGGGTCAACGCAAGCGTAAGGAGAAGGGGTTGGCGCGGCATGTTCCAGGGATCCGATTGATGCGTGCGAGTTGGAAAGGAGCCGGCGGACCGTCCGTGGCCGCCGGCTCCGCATTGCCGAAGCTGCGGCTTAGAGGCTGAAAACCATCAGCGTGCCGCCGAGGTTGGTGTACTCGCCCAGCGACGCGGTCAAGCCGACCGCACCGAGGCCTTCGCTCGGCTTGGTCAGACCAGCCGCGAGCCCGATTCCGGCCCAGCCGCCGACGCCCGTGAGCACGGCGACGTACTGCTTGCCGTCATGCATATACGTGATCGGGTTGCCGATAATCCCCGAGGGGCAATGGAACTGATAAAGTATCTTGCCGCTGCGCACGTCAACGGCGCGGAACCATCCGTCGAGCGTGCCGTAGAAAGCGACGCCGCCGGCGGTGGTAAGCGCGCCGCTCCAGTCCTGAAAGGTGTCGTTGATAGCCCACTTGGTATCGCCGGTGACCGGGTCGAAGGCGATGAAACGGCCGCGTACGTTGGGCGACGCAGGGTACATATTGAGGATCGCACCGACGAACGGGAAGCCGGCCTTATATTTTACGTCGAACGCCTGGTAATCCATGCAGATGTGGTTGGTCGGGATGTAGAACAGGTGTGTTGTCGGATCGTAGGAAGACGGCTGTTCGTCCTTGTCGCCCTCGGCCGCGGGACAAATGCCCTTCACGTTCACCCCGGCCTTGGTCATTTTGGACGGATCGACGGTCGGCTTGCCGGTGGTGGAATCGATACTCGTCGCCCAGTTCACCGTAGGATCGTACTTGTGGACGGCAAGCAGCTTGCCGTTGCTGCGTTCGAGCACGTAGGCGTAACCGTTGCGGTCGAAGTGCGCGAGCGCCGGCACGGTCTGGCCGTTGACGTCGGCGTCGAACAGCACGTTCTCGTTGACCCCGTCGTAGTCCCATCCGTCGTGCGGAGTCATCTGGAACGCCCACGCGGCCACGCCCGTGTCGGGATTGCGCGCGATGAGGCTCATCGACCAGCGGTTATCACCCGGTCGCTGGGTCGGATTCCAGGTTCCCGGATTGCCGGTGCCGTAAAAAATCAGGTCGAGCTTGGGGTCGTATGAATACCAGCCCCAGGTGGTTCCGCCGCCCAGCTTCCACTCGTCGCCGCGCCAGGTCTCCAGGCTGGAGTTTTTGCCCACCGGCTTCTGGAGATTGGCGTTGATGGTCTTCTCGGGATCGAAGAGCATGCCCTCGTCGGAGCCGGCGCTGTACGCGCGCCAGACCAGCTTGCCGCTGTTGAGATCGAATGCGCTGAGGTAGCCGAGCACGCCGAATTCGCCGCCCGATACGCCGATGAGCACCTTGTCCTTGACCACCAGCGGCGCGGCGGTGACAGTCTGGCCCTTGAGCGGGTCTGCGTTGTTGGCCTTCCACAGCACCTTACCGGTCTTGGCATCAAGCGCGTAGATGTGGCCGTCGAGCGCGCTGGCGATAATCTTGCCGTCGGCGTAGGCAACGCCGCGGTTGACGACGTCGCAGCAGGCGACCGGCGGCGCGGCGGGATTCTTGGGCGGCTCGAATTTCCAGACAATCTTGCCAATGTTGTTGAGGTTTACGGCGTATACATAGTTCGGGTAGGCGCTCTCGAAAAACATCATGTCGCCGATCACCAGCGGCTGGCCCTCATGCCCGCGCAAGGTGCCGGACGACATCGTCCATGCGACGTGCAGGTCCTTCGCGTTCTGGGCGTTAATCTGATCCAACTTGCTGTAGCGGGTGATGCTGTAATTGGCGCCCGGCATCACCCACTGATTGGGATCCGTGGACATCTTCTCGAGCGCCTCGTTGGCCTGCGCGATCGAAACCGTCGCGAACAAGCCGGCCAGCACGAAACAAGCTATCCATCCGGTATGCCTTGAGCCAATTTTCATCTCGGTCCCCTCCCTGATCCAGTCAGTCGGTCATGCCCTACTCGCCGGGTGTCCTATACAGCCTGAGGCCCTGGGGCTAATTGAACCCTTCCTTTTGCGGCAGATCGTCTTTGATCTCGTACCACGGAACCTTCGAGGTGACGAAAGCGTGCCGGTAGGTATTCGCGGGATGGCCCGGGAAGGCGCCCTCGTCGATGGTGCCGGTGGCGACCGCGATAAGGTCCGGATGGTCGTCGAGGTCGAGCGTCACCGGGCAACCGCATTTCTGACAGAAGTGGCGATGCACCTTGGCGGAAGTGCTGTAGGTGCTCAGCCCTTCCTGCTTGTCGAACTTGAAGGCCGAACGGGGAAAGATCGAGAGCGTAACGAAAATAGCACCGTGGATCTTACGGCAGATCGAGCAGTGGCAGTGATGGGTGTCGACCGCAGGCGCGGAGATGGTGTAGCGCACGTTGCCGCAGTGGCATCCGCCGGTGAGCTTGAAATCCGCCATGATTCAACCCTCCTCGCGGCCGTCGAGCGGCCGATTCGTTGCCGGCTCGAGTTGTCGACCCTCAGTACTTGATCACGCTCCGAATCGAGGCGCCCTGATGCATCAGCTCGAAAGCCTTGTTGATCTCGCTCAGCGGCATGGTATGGGTGATCAGATCGTCGATATTGATTTTGCCCTGCATGTACCACTCGACGATCCTCGGCACGTCGCGCCGGCTGTGCCATCCGCCGAACGCTGTCCCCTTCCAAGTGCGGCCGGTGACGAGCTGGAACGGCCGGGTCGCGATTTCCTGCCCGGCCCCGGCGACCCCGATTATCACACTGGTGCCCCACCCGCGCCGACAGCACTCCAGCGCCTGCCGCATCAGCGTAACATTGCCGACGCACTCGAAGCTGAAATCGGCCCCGCCGCCGGTAAGGTCGACGAGATATTTGACCAGGTCGCCACCGACCTCCTTAGGATTGACGAAATGCGTCATTCCGAACTTCTCGGCGACCGCGCGCCGCGCCGGATTGATATCGACGCCGACGATCATCTCGGCGCCGACCATGCGTGCGCCCTGGATGACGTTGAGGCCGATTCCGCCGAGACCGAAAACTACTACCCGGTCGCCCACCTGGACCTTTGCGGTGTTGATTACGGCGCCCAGCCCGGTACTCACGCCGCAGCCGATGTAGCAGATTTTGTCAAACGGAGCGTCCTCGCGAACCTTGGTCACTGCAATTTCGGGAACGACCGTATAATTCGAAAAGGTCGAGGTCCCCATGTAGTGCAGCAGCGTCTGGTTGCCGAGCGAGAAGCGGCTGGTGCCGTCCGGCATCAAGCCGCGCCCCTGCGTATCACGAATCGCGGTGCACAAATTGGTCTTGCCCGACAGGCATGACGGACACTGGCGGCACTCGGGAATGTAAAGCGGAATTACATGGTCGCCCTTCTTGACCGAGGTCACCGCCTTCCCAGCTTCGACCACCACACCGGCGCCCTCATGGCCCAGGATGCACGGGAACAGGCCCTCGGGATCCGCGCCCGACAGAGTATAGGCGTCGGTATGGCAGACGCCGGTCGCCTTGAGCTCGATCAGGACCTCGTTGTCTTTGGGCGCAGCGAGGTCAACCGTCTCGAGCTTGAGCGGTTCGCCCGCTTTGAAAGCCACAGCGGCTTTGACTTTCATGGCCGTCCGTCCAATTCGCAGGGGAGTTGTGTGCGCCCGCCGCGGGTCCGAGCGCGCTCATGGGTCGCCGCGCCACGGCATCTTTGGCGGCGACGTCGTCGAGTGTATTCGGCGGCACGCGTCTCCCCAGGCCCGCGAGCGCCGACGCTGAGCGGTTTCAGCGAGTAGAGATATACATCGTGACCTCGAAGCCGTAACGGAGATCCTCGAACGTCGGCTTTGTCCATGCCATCTTGGTATTCCTCCAACAGCGGCGCCCGGTGCGCAGCGCCGCGATAAGCCGGCATCGCCACTTGCAAACGACGTACCCGGCAGGCATCACTGGAATCTGTAGCCATGAGTCGTTCAGACACACGCATTAGCGCTATATTGGATCGGTCTATCAGGCTGTCCGCTTTCTGGACAGTTAGTGAAAATTGACAGCGTTCAAACTCTTAACAAGCTATTCGTGTCCGCACGCTCGTTAACTCGGTCGGCCAATATTCCACATCCAGGCCGGGCCAATAGTCAGGTCGCGTGTCCGATGCGGCGCAGCTTCTGATACAGCGTCGTGCGCGAGACTCCAAGCCGGCGCGCCGCCGCGCTGATATTGTTTCCGCATTCCTCCATCGCGGTCAAAATCATCTGATCCTCCATCGCCCGCAGCGAGCGCTCGGCCCCCCGATGGCTGCCGCCGAGGTCAAGCGCTCCAGGCGCGCCGCGCATCTCGCCCGGCAGATCGTCCAGGCGGACCAGCGCGCCCAGGCACGCCTCGGCCCAGCGCGCACACAGGTTCTGCAGCTCGCGCACGTTGCCCGGCCATGAATAGGCGCGCAGGGCGGACTCGACCTCGGGCGAGAGCGTTAGCGCGGCGCGTCCGCTGGCGCCGCACTCGCGGGCGAGAAAGGCCTTGGCCAGCAGGACGACGTCCTCGTCGCGCTCGCGCAGCGGCGGGCACCGCACCTGCAACACGTCGAGGCGATAGTAAAGGTCGAGGCGGAATTTCCCCCGCGCCGCCAGGGCGCGGAGGTCCTCGTTGGAAGCCGCGATAATCCGCACGTCGAGCGGCTGCGGCAGCGCGCCGCCGAGCTTGGTCAAGGTGCGGGTCTCGACCACCCGCAGCAGCTTGGCCTGCAGGTCGACCGGCATCAGGGCGATTTCGTCCAGGAAGATCGTTCCGCCCTGCGCCTGCTCGAACTTGCCCCGCCCGCCTTCGCGCCGCGCGCCGGTGAACGCGCCCGGAGCGTAGCCGAACAGCTCGCTCTCGACCAGCTCGCCGGGCAAAGCGGCGCAGTTGACGGCGACGAAAGGCCCGCCTGCGCGGGCGCTCGCGTCGTGGATCGCCTGGGCGAAGAGCTCCTTGCCGGTGCCGGTTTCGCCGGTCAGCAGGACGGTACGCTCGCTGCGGGCCGCGGATTGCGCGGCGCGCACCGCCTGGCGGATGGCGCTGCTGGTGCCGAGGACGTCATCGAAGCGGGCCAGGCGCGCTGGTTCGCGCCCCGGCGCCTGCAATTCGTAGCGCTGCGCGGCGCGCGGACGCGCGTCGGCCGGACGCATGACCAGCAACGCTCCGAGCATCCGCTCGCGCGCGATCACCGGCCAG
This genomic interval from Candidatus Binataceae bacterium contains the following:
- a CDS encoding sigma 54-interacting transcriptional regulator, with amino-acid sequence MDFKATALPEASLLSGDPAELYSGLRGAWEKFISNGGSDRGYGVRRDILESWRQCLRAHLDPHARRAPRGLEPDQIAQLFEHDDFAIAGRQVLGDFAHVVEASGHVIVLADAQGRIFLEIGNPKTMLGLEEVNLSPGGLWCERAVGPNGIGSALLRGRPCYVFGPEHFCEGWHPWVCYGSPVRDPVSGRALGAVDISGPALQLDRSAFNFTLSLARSIERALANVALERRHALLEEFLRAIRRWPGEGIVAVDEEGRIVHFSTEAARLAGGQDGARGGEWINRPLEALLARLGVKADLGVLRHEPGQWESEEMALHYWPVIARERMLGALLVMRPADARPRAAQRYELQAPGREPARLARFDDVLGTSSAIRQAVRAAQSAARSERTVLLTGETGTGKELFAQAIHDASARAGGPFVAVNCAALPGELVESELFGYAPGAFTGARREGGRGKFEQAQGGTIFLDEIALMPVDLQAKLLRVVETRTLTKLGGALPQPLDVRIIAASNEDLRALAARGKFRLDLYYRLDVLQVRCPPLRERDEDVVLLAKAFLARECGASGRAALTLSPEVESALRAYSWPGNVRELQNLCARWAEACLGALVRLDDLPGEMRGAPGALDLGGSHRGAERSLRAMEDQMILTAMEECGNNISAAARRLGVSRTTLYQKLRRIGHAT